Genomic window (Prosthecochloris aestuarii DSM 271):
TTGCGAAAAAGTCCTGTTAGATATATTCCCGGTCAGGGATGCCACATTGCTTCATATACTCTTTGATACGGTTGGCGTGGTCTTTGTCTTCCTGATTGAGCTGTTTGAAAAGTTCGTCGGAAAGCGAGTCTGATTTTCTGTCCATGAATTCCTGGTAGTGTACTTCGCCGATCGAGTTTTCCAGCGTAAAGGCGGTTCGGAAAGCTTCTTCCCTGGTTGGACGGGTTCCTGAGTAGCGCTCCAGTAAGTCAGCAATACCCTTATTAGCCGCTTTGAGTGCTTCCATGTCTTTTGCCAGAAGGTGTTCAGGTACTATTGCGGTTGATGTGTTTTTTTTCTCGTGTTGCAAAAGAGCCGCGTGATTGCGCTCTTCGGCAGCAAGCTGCCACCAGAAGTCCTGATCGTCTTCGAAAAGATCATGGAAAAGCGTGTAAAGGCGGGCTATATTGAGCTCAAGAGCGATAGATTCATCAAGATGTTCGAGTAGAATTCTTGTCATGACAGGTGTTGTTAGGTGACAGTATTGATTCTGTTACGTCTATGTACTCTCCTATACTAAAAAAAATCTGTAATTTTCAAGGTATGGTATTGTTCTGCTCTATGTTTACGCTATGTTGGTTTGTCGCCACAAAGGCATTTTCATTCATATTAATCGTATCCCCATCATGAGTGTAACAAAACTTGACAGGAATTTTTTTCAGCGCCTTCTGGGTCTTCCGGCTACTCATAAGCCGGTATCTCCAGACTGCTGGACGCTCCAGAACGGGACGGTAATGCTCGATCTGTCGAAAGTAACGGAACTTTCCAAAGCCGGATCAGCGGTTCGCCTTGATGGCAAAGGCCTTGAGCACTCTCTTCTTGTTGTTCACGGCGACGACGGCCGGTTTCATGCGTTGAAAAATGTGTGTACGCATGGCAAACGACAGCTTGATCCCGTTCCGGGCACAAGTACGGTCCAGTGCTGCAGCATAGGTGCATCGACATTCTCCTATGACGGCAAACTGATCGAAGGGCCTGCAAAGGGACCATTGACCGTCTACAGGGTGGAGGAAGCGGATAAAACCCTGAAGATAGCGCTTTAGAATTCTGTGAATGATTGAGAAAATCGTTTCCGGCGGTCAGACAGGGGTGGACCGGGCGGCTCTTGATGTTGCCATTGCCAGAGGCGTGGCGCATGGCGGCTGGTGTCCGTTGAAGAGGAGAGCTGAAGATGGCAGGATTGCGGACCGTTATCTTCTTACCGAGACCCCGCTGGAAGAGTATCGGCAGCGAACCAGATGGAACGTTCGTGATGCTGACGGGACCCTGATTTTTACCGAAGGCGTTTGTTCCGGGGGAACGGCGTTAACGCGCAGGTATGCCTTGAAACTGGAAAAACCTTTATTTGTTGTCGATGTCAGACGCCCTTGTCCGATAGAGGCTGTAGGGGAATGGATTATTGCAGAGGGGATCAGAATACTCAATATCGCCGGTCCGAGAAGGAGTTCGGCACCGGCGATTGAGACTCAGGTTGTGGCGTTTCTCACTGAGCTGCTTGATAGCGCTTACTGATTGCGGTAACTGGCGTATTCCTGAAGACTCTTGACGCCAAACTCTTGTTGTCTGAGGCAGTCGATCGCCTGAATTGATGCTTCGGCGGCTTCTATGGTCGTGACAAATGGGACTCCGCTTGTGACCGAGGCGGCACCTATTGCTTCTTCGTCGTTCAGTGCCCGCTCACCCAGAGGCGTGTTGATGACAAAGTCGATTTTGCCCAGACGTATTGTATCAAAGATGTTGGGCCGACCTTCTTCTCCGACTTTATAGACTTTTTTGCATTCGATACCGTGCTCTATCAGATATTGCTGCGTGCCTGAGGTGGCAACCAGATCAAATCCTATACGGTAGAGATCTTTTGCGATGCGTATAATTCTCTCATCTTTATCGTGGTCATTGACGCTGATGAAAACTGTTCCTGATGTCGGCAGTTCCATGTTGGCTGCCTGGTAAGCCTTTGCAAAGGCTTCAGGGAAATTATAGGCAAGGCTCATTGCTTCACCTGTCGAGCGCATTTCCGGACCAAGATAGACGCCTGATTTGACGAACTTCGAGAAAGGAAATACCGGTTCCTTGATGGCAAGGTGGTTCATGCCAAGCTCGTCACAGTCGGCCAGACGATACTCTTTGCGCAGATCTGAAAGTTTCTCTCCCAGCATGACCCGTGTTGCTATTTTGACGACAGGAATGGCGGTTGCTTTACCGACAAACGGAACCGTACGGCTGGCGCGCGGGTTGACTTCGATGACGTAGACGCTGTCGTTCTGGACGGCATACTGGACATTCATGAGCCCGACGACGCCTATTCTTTCGGCCAGTCTTCGGGTGTACTCCTTCATGGTCTTGATGACCTCGGGATTGATATTATGATAGGGGAGAATGGATGTCGAGTCTCCGCTGTGGATACCTGCCGCTTCGACATGCTGCATGATGCCGCTGACAACGCAGTCCGTCGTGTCGGCAATGGCATCGATGTCAAACTCTACCGCAGTTTCGAGGAACCTGTCGATGAGCAACGGATACTTTTCAGTGATAAACAGCGCCTGGTCGACATACTCTTTGAGTGAGTCATCGCTGTAGATGATTTTCATGGCCCGCCCGCCAAGAACATAACTTGGGCGGACAAGTACTGGGTAGCCGATCCTGCGGGTTATTTCCTGGGCTTCCTCGTAGCTGATCGCGGTATCGTAATCGGGATGCGGAATGTTGAGTTCTCGCAGCACGGCCCCGAACTTTTTTCTGTCTTCGGCAAGGTCAATGCCTTTCGATGATGTTCCCAGAATGGTAACGCCGGCTTCTTCAAGCTTTGATGAGAGTTTCAGCGGGGTCTGGCCTCCAAAGCTCACGATGACGCCGAGGGGGTCCTCGTGTTCGATGATGCGGATAGTATCTTCAAAGGTGAGAGGCTCGAAATACAGCTTGTCGGCAATATCGTAGTCGGTCGAAACGGTTTCAGGATTGCAGTTGACCATGATGGTTTCATACCCGGCTTCTCTGAGGGCGAAGACCGCCTGAACACAGCAGTAGTCGAACTCGATGCCCTGACCGATCCGGTTCGGTCCGCCGCCGAGAATGATGACTTTCTTGTTGTCCGAACGGACAGACTCGTTTTCGTCGTCGTAGCTCGAGTAGTGATAGGGTGTTGATGCGTCGAACTCTGCTGCACAGGTATCGACGGTTTTGAAAACCGATTCCACACCGTAATGCTTTCTGAGCATACGGATATCCGGCTCGGTCGCATTGAAAATGTTGGCGAGCTGGAAATCAGAAAAACCATTTTCCTTGGCTTTCAGGAGTTGTTCTCTGGATATTTTGCGGGCCAGGCTGAGGACGTCGCTCGGCAGGTCATGAGCTGGTGTGATCATGTAGGGTCGTCAAGGTTTATAGTCGCTTGTAAAAAAGCAGTTGAAACGGTTCTGGACATTACTATAATA
Coding sequences:
- a CDS encoding ubiquinol-cytochrome c reductase iron-sulfur subunit, with protein sequence MSVTKLDRNFFQRLLGLPATHKPVSPDCWTLQNGTVMLDLSKVTELSKAGSAVRLDGKGLEHSLLVVHGDDGRFHALKNVCTHGKRQLDPVPGTSTVQCCSIGASTFSYDGKLIEGPAKGPLTVYRVEEADKTLKIAL
- a CDS encoding putative molybdenum carrier protein; protein product: MIEKIVSGGQTGVDRAALDVAIARGVAHGGWCPLKRRAEDGRIADRYLLTETPLEEYRQRTRWNVRDADGTLIFTEGVCSGGTALTRRYALKLEKPLFVVDVRRPCPIEAVGEWIIAEGIRILNIAGPRRSSAPAIETQVVAFLTELLDSAY
- the carB gene encoding carbamoyl-phosphate synthase large subunit, with product MITPAHDLPSDVLSLARKISREQLLKAKENGFSDFQLANIFNATEPDIRMLRKHYGVESVFKTVDTCAAEFDASTPYHYSSYDDENESVRSDNKKVIILGGGPNRIGQGIEFDYCCVQAVFALREAGYETIMVNCNPETVSTDYDIADKLYFEPLTFEDTIRIIEHEDPLGVIVSFGGQTPLKLSSKLEEAGVTILGTSSKGIDLAEDRKKFGAVLRELNIPHPDYDTAISYEEAQEITRRIGYPVLVRPSYVLGGRAMKIIYSDDSLKEYVDQALFITEKYPLLIDRFLETAVEFDIDAIADTTDCVVSGIMQHVEAAGIHSGDSTSILPYHNINPEVIKTMKEYTRRLAERIGVVGLMNVQYAVQNDSVYVIEVNPRASRTVPFVGKATAIPVVKIATRVMLGEKLSDLRKEYRLADCDELGMNHLAIKEPVFPFSKFVKSGVYLGPEMRSTGEAMSLAYNFPEAFAKAYQAANMELPTSGTVFISVNDHDKDERIIRIAKDLYRIGFDLVATSGTQQYLIEHGIECKKVYKVGEEGRPNIFDTIRLGKIDFVINTPLGERALNDEEAIGAASVTSGVPFVTTIEAAEASIQAIDCLRQQEFGVKSLQEYASYRNQ